One Fusobacterium sp. genomic region harbors:
- the hutG gene encoding formimidoylglutamase, translated as MKDLWNGRFDSDEDIDLRIWQIVKSFENIEEGFGVCFIGYDTDDGIRRNQGRIGAEKGPNAIRKAIQSFPIIENLKIYDYQNLKNKILEEAQKEYSTKIYNVIKKEIFPVGLGGGHDIVFASYNGIRKAYPDKKIGIVNFDTHLDMRPYENGASSGTSFKQILDIDENVKYSIVGFKKQGNTKRLIDTAKNYNVLILDEENDEKFINDELKKYLADTDIVYVTFCMDVFNASDALGVSAPTIMGLEPKKGKRILREIMESGKVVCVDFAEVNPEYDIDNRTAKLAGSLIYDVMNNLKK; from the coding sequence ATGAAAGACTTGTGGAATGGGAGATTTGATAGTGATGAAGATATTGATTTGAGAATTTGGCAGATTGTAAAATCTTTTGAAAATATAGAAGAAGGATTTGGAGTTTGCTTTATAGGATATGATACAGATGATGGAATAAGGAGAAATCAAGGAAGAATAGGTGCTGAAAAAGGACCTAATGCAATAAGAAAGGCTATACAGTCATTTCCCATAATTGAAAATTTAAAAATTTATGATTATCAAAATTTAAAAAATAAAATTTTAGAAGAGGCGCAAAAAGAATATTCAACAAAAATTTATAATGTTATAAAAAAAGAAATTTTTCCCGTAGGATTAGGTGGGGGACATGATATAGTTTTTGCTTCTTACAATGGAATTAGAAAAGCTTATCCAGATAAAAAAATAGGGATTGTAAATTTTGATACTCATTTAGATATGCGACCTTATGAAAATGGAGCTAGTTCAGGTACTTCATTTAAGCAGATATTAGATATTGATGAAAATGTGAAATATTCAATAGTTGGTTTTAAAAAACAAGGAAATACAAAGAGACTGATTGATACAGCTAAAAATTATAATGTATTAATTTTAGATGAAGAAAATGATGAAAAATTTATAAATGATGAATTAAAAAAATACCTTGCTGATACAGATATTGTTTATGTAACTTTTTGTATGGATGTCTTTAATGCTTCTGATGCACTAGGGGTTTCAGCTCCAACAATAATGGGACTTGAACCTAAAAAAGGAAAAAGAATTTTGAGAGAAATTATGGAGAGTGGAAAGGTTGTATGTGTAGATTTTGCAGAAGTAAATCCAGAATATGATATAGATAACAGAACAGCAAAACTTGCAGGAAGTCTTATATATGATGTTATGAATAATTTAAAAAAATGA